One genomic segment of Bacteroidota bacterium includes these proteins:
- a CDS encoding RluA family pseudouridine synthase: protein MESENNLLIETYQVPPLEMKVRLSDIQAGTFKTIHSRKAFKNAIKQGLIKLNSCTAFTADYISGGEIIEIYKSNKPTTKPAIDLKIDVIYEDDYLAIVNKPAGMVVSGNKKWTLENSLSGNLKPSTQKDSLPCPEPIHRLDFPTSGALLIGKTAQSIIVLNKLFEEREIQKTYYAVTIGSIADHGQIETPIESKAAITEFKIIESIESPRFGYLNLTELKPQTGRRHQLRIHMARLGNPILGDTKYGQDGLVLKGKGLYLQSSSLKFKHPITDETIHAKIALPKKFKKLFPSDN from the coding sequence CCAAGTCCCACCATTAGAAATGAAGGTGCGCTTATCTGACATACAAGCGGGCACTTTCAAAACAATTCATTCCAGAAAAGCATTTAAAAATGCCATTAAACAAGGATTAATAAAGTTAAATAGTTGCACAGCTTTCACAGCCGATTATATTAGTGGTGGTGAAATTATTGAAATTTATAAAAGTAATAAGCCAACAACAAAACCTGCTATTGACTTAAAAATTGATGTTATTTATGAAGACGACTATTTAGCTATTGTCAATAAACCTGCGGGCATGGTAGTTAGTGGAAACAAAAAGTGGACACTTGAAAATTCCTTATCAGGGAATTTGAAACCAAGTACGCAAAAAGATAGTTTGCCATGCCCTGAACCTATCCATCGATTAGATTTCCCAACCAGCGGAGCTCTTTTAATTGGAAAAACTGCTCAATCTATCATTGTATTAAATAAACTTTTTGAAGAAAGGGAAATACAGAAAACCTATTATGCCGTTACCATAGGATCAATAGCAGATCATGGCCAAATTGAAACGCCAATTGAATCAAAAGCAGCTATCACAGAATTTAAGATTATTGAAAGTATTGAATCTCCCCGATTTGGGTATTTAAACCTGACCGAACTCAAGCCACAAACAGGAAGAAGGCATCAACTCCGAATTCACATGGCACGTTTGGGTAATCCTATTTTGGGTGATACAAAATATGGCCAAGATGGCTTAGTTTTGAAAGGAAAAGGTCTGTATTTGCAGTCATCATCCCTGAAATTTAAACACCCAATTACAGATGAAACCATTCATGCGAAAATAGCATTACCAAAAAAATTCAAAAAACTTTTTCCATCTGACAATTAG